Proteins encoded together in one Stutzerimonas stutzeri window:
- a CDS encoding MFS transporter — translation MSPRLLTFMVAFAAFLGPFTQTVYAPILPELGGALRTTPFLINLSISIFTLVLAFMQIIYGPLVDRSGRKRTLLAGLAIYIVASLGCFLADRIETLLAFRALQAVGIAAGAVVAVTVIGDRFEGAARGRAMGSFQMMVALGPVVGPVVGGFVGEHLDFHYVFLLLALVGAAALLSNAIWLRETRPAGEPRAFHPAQYLEVLGNRQGLAIMLLSFVQYYAFYNYLVFMPRVLDAVYGLSASEKGLVFLPLSVAVVIGSYVGGRLLGHWRPRPMLLVTALLNALSLLLFVAVAPLSLVALVVAVTAFGLFLGLSLPVQTSLLMDLYQHNRATAVGSYNFFRFMGMATGPVLGSWLFQDGNLGLLYGFAAAAFLLAVGNAQLRFRQG, via the coding sequence ATGAGCCCACGCCTGTTGACCTTCATGGTCGCCTTCGCCGCCTTTCTCGGGCCGTTCACTCAGACCGTGTATGCGCCGATCCTGCCGGAGCTCGGTGGTGCGCTGCGCACCACGCCGTTTCTGATCAACCTCAGCATCTCGATCTTCACGCTGGTGCTGGCCTTCATGCAGATCATCTACGGGCCGCTGGTGGATCGCAGTGGGCGCAAGCGCACCCTGCTGGCCGGCTTGGCAATCTATATCGTCGCTTCCCTGGGCTGTTTCCTGGCCGATCGCATCGAGACACTGCTGGCGTTCCGCGCGCTGCAGGCGGTCGGCATCGCCGCCGGAGCGGTGGTGGCGGTCACGGTGATCGGCGATCGCTTCGAAGGCGCCGCGCGCGGCCGGGCGATGGGTTCGTTCCAGATGATGGTGGCGCTGGGGCCGGTGGTCGGCCCGGTGGTGGGCGGTTTCGTCGGCGAGCATCTGGACTTCCACTACGTGTTCCTGCTGCTGGCCCTCGTCGGCGCGGCCGCGCTGCTGAGCAACGCCATCTGGCTGCGGGAAACCCGGCCGGCCGGGGAGCCGCGCGCCTTTCATCCGGCGCAGTACCTGGAGGTACTGGGCAACCGCCAAGGGCTGGCGATCATGCTGCTGAGCTTCGTGCAGTACTACGCCTTCTACAACTACCTGGTGTTCATGCCGCGGGTGCTGGATGCGGTCTACGGCCTGAGCGCCAGCGAAAAAGGACTGGTGTTTCTGCCGCTGTCGGTGGCCGTGGTGATCGGCAGCTACGTCGGCGGTCGGCTGCTCGGGCATTGGCGACCGCGGCCGATGCTGCTGGTCACGGCGCTGCTCAATGCGCTCAGCCTGCTGCTGTTTGTGGCGGTGGCGCCTCTGTCGCTGGTCGCGCTGGTGGTGGCGGTAACGGCGTTCGGGCTGTTTCTCGGGCTGTCGCTGCCGGTGCAGACCAGTCTGCTGATGGACCTGTACCAGCACAACCGCGCCACCGCTGTGGGCAGCTACAACTTCTTCCGCTTCATGGGCATGGCCACCGGCCCGGTGCTGGGCTCCTGGCTGTTTCAGGATGGCAATCTCGGGCTGCTCTACGGCTTCGCCGCAGCGGCCTTCCTGCTGGCGGTCGGCAATGCGCAGCTGCGCTTTCGACAGGGATAG
- a CDS encoding isocitrate lyase/PEP mutase family protein: MPRLSHHDLRRNFRELLNADRCFHTASVFDPMSARIAADLGFEVGILGGSVASLQVLAAPDFNLITLSEFVEQATRICRVAQLPVLADADHGYGNALNVMRTVSELERAGISALTIEDTLLPPKFGRRSTDLIGMFEAVGKIRAALEARVDPEMAIIGRTNAGVIGFEEVIARAQAYEKAGADAICLVGIEDFDHLESIASQLSKPLMLVTYGNPNLRDNARLAALGVRIVVNGHAAYFAAIKATYDCLREQRQVDALDLNASQLSVKYSTADEYVVWAEEYMQVKE, encoded by the coding sequence ATGCCGCGACTCTCTCATCATGACCTGCGCCGCAACTTCCGCGAGCTGCTCAACGCCGACCGCTGCTTCCACACGGCGTCGGTGTTCGACCCGATGTCGGCACGCATCGCCGCCGATCTCGGTTTCGAGGTCGGCATTCTCGGTGGCTCGGTGGCCTCGCTGCAGGTGCTGGCCGCGCCGGACTTCAACCTCATCACCTTGAGCGAGTTCGTCGAGCAGGCCACGCGCATCTGCCGCGTCGCCCAGTTGCCGGTGCTGGCCGATGCCGACCACGGTTACGGCAACGCGCTCAACGTGATGCGCACCGTTTCCGAACTGGAACGCGCCGGGATTTCCGCGCTGACCATCGAGGACACCCTGCTGCCACCCAAATTCGGTCGCCGCTCCACCGACCTCATCGGCATGTTCGAGGCCGTCGGCAAGATTCGCGCGGCGCTGGAGGCGCGAGTCGATCCGGAGATGGCCATCATCGGTCGCACCAACGCCGGCGTGATCGGCTTCGAGGAAGTCATTGCGCGCGCCCAGGCCTACGAAAAGGCCGGTGCCGATGCCATCTGCCTGGTCGGCATCGAGGATTTCGATCATCTGGAAAGCATTGCCAGCCAGCTCAGCAAGCCGCTTATGCTGGTCACCTACGGCAACCCCAACCTGCGCGACAACGCGCGGCTGGCCGCGCTCGGCGTGCGCATCGTGGTCAACGGCCACGCAGCCTACTTCGCAGCGATCAAGGCGACCTACGACTGCCTGCGCGAGCAGCGTCAGGTCGACGCCCTGGACCTCAACGCCTCGCAGTTGTCGGTCAAGTATTCCACCGCGGACGAGTATGTCGTCTGGGCCGAGGAGTACATGCAGGTCAAGGAGTAA
- a CDS encoding TorF family putative porin, translated as MHRRYLLALAIALGGCASQPEVVEREVGQFDLKLGTAPTRSMAQGLVQPTTAGTFRGGLDLTHASGVYLGQWSPSVGLLDGSQLELNSYVGYAQPRLDDSLGYELGVIRYSFPELQARNREEYYAGVNLGSSRLGGALSSSLGRTDSTLFLDLGALRPFDVGVRLKYASHTLDSPLYYPGGSVRVFNDWSLNLSRRLLGMQLDLSYTDTSLRGAQCGVYSGQNTYCEGFMMFKAERSFF; from the coding sequence ATGCACAGACGATATCTGCTCGCGCTGGCCATCGCGCTCGGCGGCTGCGCCAGCCAACCTGAAGTGGTGGAACGCGAGGTCGGCCAGTTCGACCTCAAGCTCGGCACCGCACCGACTCGCAGCATGGCCCAGGGTCTGGTGCAGCCCACCACGGCCGGCACCTTTCGTGGCGGCCTCGATCTGACCCACGCCAGTGGCGTCTACCTCGGCCAGTGGTCGCCCAGCGTCGGACTGCTCGACGGCAGTCAGCTGGAGCTCAACAGCTATGTCGGTTACGCCCAGCCGCGGCTCGACGACTCGCTGGGTTACGAGCTCGGCGTGATCCGCTATAGCTTTCCCGAGCTGCAGGCCAGGAACCGCGAGGAGTACTACGCCGGCGTCAACCTGGGCAGCAGCCGGCTGGGTGGCGCGCTGAGCAGTTCGCTGGGGCGGACCGACAGCACGCTGTTTCTCGACCTGGGTGCGCTGCGGCCGTTCGACGTTGGGGTACGCCTGAAGTACGCCAGCCACACCCTGGACAGCCCGCTGTACTACCCCGGCGGCAGCGTGCGGGTGTTCAACGACTGGTCTCTGAACCTGTCGCGGCGCCTGCTCGGCATGCAGCTGGATCTGTCCTACACCGATACCAGCCTGCGCGGCGCGCAATGTGGCGTCTATTCCGGGCAGAACACCTATTGCGAAGGGTTCATGATGTTCAAGGCCGAACGCTCGTTCTTCTAG
- a CDS encoding DMT family transporter produces the protein MNDHHHPLYGVLLILLSGLLLASHDGLAKHLLEIYPVFLVIWARYVAQTVLMTALFVPRMGQRVFRTLRPWPQLLRGLSLVSVSLLFINGLHFIPLAEATAVIFLTPVLVTVASALLGERINPSQWIAVGFGLLGVLIIVRPGSALFTPAALLPLGAALSFTVYQLITRRLAGTDHPVTSNYLTSLVGCVALSVLVIFNWRTPTLHDALLMGALGGMAMLGHLLLTNAFRFASAATLAPFTYSQIVFAGVVGYLAFDHAPDAGALIGMAVIIASGLCMAYVQRRQPAAGG, from the coding sequence TTGAACGATCATCACCACCCGCTCTATGGCGTTCTGCTGATACTGCTGTCGGGTCTGCTGCTGGCCAGCCATGACGGGTTGGCCAAACACCTTTTGGAGATCTACCCCGTCTTTCTGGTCATCTGGGCCCGCTACGTGGCGCAGACGGTGCTGATGACGGCGCTGTTCGTGCCGCGCATGGGGCAGCGCGTGTTCCGCACCCTGCGGCCCTGGCCTCAGCTGCTGCGCGGATTGAGCCTGGTCAGCGTCAGCCTGCTATTCATCAACGGCCTGCATTTCATCCCGCTGGCCGAGGCGACCGCGGTGATCTTCCTGACGCCGGTGCTGGTGACCGTCGCCTCGGCGCTGCTCGGTGAGCGAATCAATCCCAGCCAGTGGATCGCGGTGGGGTTCGGTCTGCTCGGCGTGCTGATCATCGTTCGTCCGGGGTCGGCATTGTTCACTCCGGCAGCGCTGCTGCCGCTGGGCGCGGCGCTGTCGTTCACGGTCTATCAGCTGATCACGCGGCGCCTGGCCGGAACCGACCATCCGGTGACCAGCAACTACCTGACCAGCCTGGTCGGCTGCGTGGCCCTGAGCGTGCTGGTGATCTTCAACTGGCGCACGCCGACGCTGCACGACGCGCTGCTGATGGGCGCCCTCGGTGGCATGGCCATGCTCGGCCATCTGCTGCTGACCAACGCCTTCCGCTTCGCCAGCGCGGCGACGCTGGCGCCGTTCACCTACAGCCAGATCGTGTTCGCCGGGGTGGTGGGTTACCTCGCCTTCGATCACGCACCGGATGCCGGCGCCCTGATCGGCATGGCGGTGATCATCGCCAGCGGGCTGTGCATGGCCTATGTGCAGCGCCGCCAGCCCGCCGCCGGCGGATAA